A genomic window from Silene latifolia isolate original U9 population chromosome Y, ASM4854445v1, whole genome shotgun sequence includes:
- the LOC141630522 gene encoding uncharacterized protein LOC141630522, with the protein MARSQLDMELYSMAREIDYWQYTLVGQFLGAKPSLIQVRDFVQKHWNHVSKPDVLYFKKGWFYFRFEKFEDMQTVMRGGCWNLNNSMLVLKTWHPNFRRELDFVSVVPVWILLMDLDPLFWSPKALSKISSKIGKPLYADPVITHKERLHFARVLVELDASKLVPEELLLHSPFGGSILERVVVEWMPYFCHHCKKLGHEQGNCRLLKKSELPKKGPVTKKTYVAVVQSHKPNREQTTRNLPAVTQDVTSEPMAPCSKEGPTILLLGTRQWVYRSPSDEQHFALKHNYNSHYNGRIWLLWKNSLVKVTVVSEASQWITVQIKYMTYFSGFITFVYGSNDGGPRMHLWNHLRNSQYNSPWLILGDFNCVRSVDERISDCSPVLSELDDFNSCLDDAGLDDFSTIGCYYTWTNKQNPNSRKWIKLDSVLCNMDWLSSFPSSFAQALPSGISDHSPLIVTTDPTIQSRPIPFQYLNYWGDDPLFQDTVAQIWSTKVSGTAMYQLVTHLKMLKPALKKLNVKKFRTFLLELKNSKINFIDVRLSSKSLPLIETCKKRKLT; encoded by the exons ATGGCTCGCTCTCAACTTGATATGGAACTATATTCGATGGCGA GGGAAATAGACTATTGGCAGTACACACTAGTGGGACAGTTCCTAGGGGCCAAACCATCTCTTATTCAGGTTCGTGATTTTGTTCAAAAACATTGGAACCATGTCAGTAAACCTGATGTCCTTTACTTTAAGAAGGGTTGGTTCTATTTTCGATTCGAGAAATTTGAGGATATGCAAACAGTTATGCGTGGTGGATGTTGGAATTTGAATAATAGTATGCTTGTTCTGAAAACCTGGCACCCTAATTTTAGACGTGAGTTGGATTTTGTCTCTGTTGTTCCTGTTTGGATCTTGCTCATGGATTTAGACCCACTTTTTTGGTCCCCTAAAGCTTTAAGTAAGATTTCTAGTAAGATAGGAAAGCCATTATATGCTGACCCTGTGATTACTCATAAAGAGCGCTTGCATTTTGCCCGGGTTCTTGTTGAATTGGATGCATCTAAGCTTGTCCCAGAAGAATTATTGTTGCATTCTCCATTTgggggatccattttggagaggGTTGTGGTAGAATGGATGCCTTATTTTTGCCATCACTGCAAGAAACTAGGGCACGAGCAAGGGAATTGCAGGCTTCTTAAGAAATCTGAATTACCTAAAAAAGGGCCTGTCACTAAGAAAACTTATGTTGCAGTGGTACAATCCCATAAGCCAAATCGGGAGCAAACCACCCGG AACCTTCCTGCTGTCACTCAAGATGTTACTTCTGAACCAATGGCTCCCTGCTCCAAAGAAGGACCTACAATTCTTCTTTTGGGCACTAGGCAATGGGTTTATAGGAGTCCCTCAGATGAGCAG CATTTTGCTCTCAAGCATAATTACAACTCTCATTATAATGGCAGAATTTGGCTTTTATGGAAGAATTCTCTTGTTAAGGTTACTGTTGTTAGTGAAGCAAGTCAATGGATCACTGTCCAAATTAAGTATATGACCTATTTCTCTGGATTTATCACTTTTGTTTATGGCTCAAATGATGGTGGGCCAAGGATGCATCTTTGGAACCACCTCAGGAATTCTCAATACAATTCCCCCTGGCTTATTTTAGGTGACTTTAATTGTGTTAGAAGTGTTGATGAAAGAATTAGTGACTGTTCTCCAGTGCTTTCTGAGTTAGATGATTTCAATTCCTGCCTTGATGATGCTGGATTAGATGATTTCTCTACTATTGGATGCTATTACACTTGGACTAATAAGCAGAACCCTAATAGCAGGAAATGGATAAAATTGGATAGCGTCCTATGCAATATGGACTGGCTCTCCTCTTTTCCATCTTCTTTTGCTCAGGCCCTTCCATCGGGTATCTCTGATCATTCCCCCTTGATTGTAACAACTGACCCTACCATTCAGTCCAGACCTATACCCTTCCAGTATCTTAATTATTGGGGTGATGATCCCCTCTTTCAGGATACAGTTGCTCAGATTTGGTCCACTAAGGTGTCTGGAACTGCTATGTATCAGTTGGTCACTCATTTGAAAATGTTGAAGCCTGCTTTAAAGAAGTTAAATGTAAAAAAATTTCGTACCTTTCTGCTAGAGTTAAAGAACTCCAAGATAAACTTCATAGATGTCAGACTCAGTAGCAAGTCTCTCCCACTAATAGAGACCTGCAAGAAGAGGAAGCTGACCTGA